A genomic stretch from Georgenia muralis includes:
- a CDS encoding PPK2 family polyphosphate kinase has product MADDAENLWTADPRRLLRPGPEFNLASVDRAGTPGWSGDKDDAKELMLRRGELLSELQERLFAHGRTGGDRSVLLVIQGLDTAGKGGIVRHVLGMVDPQGVALRSFGVPTEEEREHHYLWRIRNALPRPGQIGVFDRSHYEDVLVVRVQGLVEREVWEPRFEEINRFEEEVVESGTTIVKVALMVSAEEQGMRLMERLDRPDKHWKYNPSDVDTRQRWYDYQAAYADVLARTSTDVAPWYVVPADKKWYSRLVVTELLTQALIDLDLTWPQADFDVETERARLAATMQPQVLAAAEQAGEQARAKHVDGEESYREALAEAGSLDDLPGDDGDD; this is encoded by the coding sequence ATGGCCGACGACGCCGAGAACCTGTGGACCGCCGACCCGCGGCGGCTGCTGCGCCCGGGCCCGGAGTTCAACCTCGCCTCGGTCGACCGCGCCGGGACCCCCGGGTGGTCGGGCGACAAGGACGACGCCAAGGAGCTCATGCTCCGGCGCGGCGAGCTGCTGTCGGAGCTGCAGGAGCGGCTCTTCGCCCACGGCCGCACCGGCGGGGACCGGTCGGTGCTGCTCGTGATCCAGGGCCTGGACACCGCCGGCAAGGGCGGCATCGTCCGGCACGTCCTGGGCATGGTCGACCCGCAGGGCGTAGCCCTACGCTCCTTCGGCGTCCCGACCGAGGAGGAGCGCGAGCACCACTACCTGTGGCGCATCCGCAACGCGCTCCCGCGCCCGGGCCAGATCGGCGTCTTCGACCGGTCCCACTACGAGGACGTCCTCGTCGTGCGGGTGCAGGGCCTCGTCGAGCGCGAGGTCTGGGAGCCCCGGTTCGAGGAGATCAACCGCTTCGAGGAGGAGGTGGTCGAGTCCGGCACGACGATCGTCAAGGTCGCCCTCATGGTCTCGGCGGAGGAGCAGGGGATGCGCCTCATGGAGCGGCTCGACCGGCCGGACAAGCACTGGAAGTACAACCCATCCGACGTCGACACCCGGCAGCGCTGGTACGACTACCAGGCCGCCTACGCCGACGTCCTCGCCCGGACGAGTACCGACGTCGCGCCCTGGTACGTCGTGCCCGCCGACAAGAAGTGGTACTCCCGCCTGGTGGTCACAGAGCTGCTCACCCAGGCGCTCATCGACCTCGACCTCACGTGGCCCCAGGCCGACTTCGACGTCGAGACCGAGCGGGCCCGGCTGGCCGCCACCATGCAGCCACAGGTCCTGGCCGCCGCGGAGCAGGCCGGCGAGCAGGCTCGCGCCAAGCACGTCGACGGCGAGGAGTCCTACCGCGAGGCGCTCGCCGAGGCGGGCTCGCTGGACGACCTCCCCGGCGACGACGGGGACGACTGA
- a CDS encoding GNAT family N-acetyltransferase encodes MSTSADLPDVTGATLAAQLPPGWTARPPLPADVAAVADLLRAHQLAARGAASVDTRTLTAELVGEGSWTRTHLLVLDPAGALRARASVHDRAAGRAVVAVTVHPDVEGAGPLAAALLTWAEGAAVVAASHRGLAETQLDAGAYADDEHQRRWLAGAGYRHARTWLQMSRPVTAADAEGLPGAVRPGVRVRAVGKHEDGMPVADDLRTVHRILEESFEDHFNSYRESFPEFVQRLRQDPGHRWDHWWIASVEIDGEEVPAGALVGSVTGPDDAPGSYVDYIGVHRRARGRGVAKALLSTVVADAASRGRSRVGLEVDADSPTGADGLYASLGWVTAYRTESWHRDVPVPPA; translated from the coding sequence GTGAGCACCTCCGCGGACCTGCCCGACGTCACCGGCGCGACCCTGGCGGCGCAGCTGCCTCCCGGGTGGACGGCGCGTCCCCCGCTCCCCGCCGACGTCGCGGCCGTCGCGGACCTGCTCCGGGCGCACCAGCTCGCCGCCCGGGGAGCCGCGTCGGTGGACACCCGGACGCTGACGGCCGAGCTCGTGGGGGAGGGGTCCTGGACCCGGACCCACCTGCTGGTCCTCGACCCTGCCGGCGCCCTCCGCGCCCGCGCCAGCGTCCACGACCGCGCCGCGGGTCGCGCCGTGGTCGCGGTGACGGTCCACCCCGACGTGGAGGGGGCCGGCCCGCTCGCCGCCGCGCTCCTCACCTGGGCCGAGGGGGCCGCCGTCGTCGCCGCGTCCCACCGCGGCCTGGCCGAGACCCAGCTCGACGCGGGGGCGTACGCCGACGACGAGCACCAGCGCCGGTGGCTCGCCGGCGCCGGGTACCGGCACGCGCGCACCTGGCTCCAGATGAGCAGGCCGGTCACCGCGGCCGACGCCGAGGGCCTGCCCGGCGCGGTCCGCCCGGGTGTCCGGGTGCGGGCGGTGGGCAAGCACGAGGACGGCATGCCGGTCGCCGACGACCTGCGCACCGTCCACCGCATCCTCGAGGAGTCCTTCGAGGACCACTTCAACTCCTACCGCGAGTCGTTCCCGGAGTTCGTCCAGCGGCTCCGCCAGGACCCGGGGCACCGGTGGGACCACTGGTGGATCGCGAGCGTCGAGATCGACGGCGAGGAGGTGCCCGCCGGCGCGCTCGTCGGGTCCGTCACCGGTCCCGACGACGCCCCGGGCAGCTACGTGGACTACATCGGCGTGCACCGCCGGGCCCGCGGGCGGGGCGTGGCCAAGGCGCTGCTCAGCACGGTCGTGGCCGACGCCGCGAGCCGGGGGCGCAGCAGGGTGGGCCTCGAGGTCGACGCCGACTCGCCCACCGGGGCCGACGGTCTCTACGCCTCGCTCGGCTGGGTGACGGCGTACCGCACGGAGTCGTGGCACCGCGACGTCCCGGTGCCGCCCGCCTGA
- the mca gene encoding mycothiol conjugate amidase Mca — translation MPDQSLRLMAVHAHPDDESSKGAATMAKYTSEGHRVRVVTCTGGERGDILNPRLEGDAEILRDLPGYRRREMAEAARALGIEHVWLGFVDSGLPEGDPLPPLPEGCFALEPLEVPVGALVRQIREFQPHVMTCYDENGGYPHPDHIMAHKVAVAAYEAAADPDAYPEAGPAWAVQKLYYDISFSLARIEAVHTAMQERGLSSPFEEWFERRRDRPRRPATARVRCAEHFPARDAALRAHATQIDPDGFFFQVPRDIEAETWPYEEFELARSRVGTPEGLEDDLFAGVRPGGAEVPAGRGKVGS, via the coding sequence GTGCCCGACCAGTCCCTCCGGCTCATGGCCGTCCACGCCCATCCCGACGACGAGTCGAGCAAGGGCGCGGCCACCATGGCGAAGTACACCTCCGAGGGGCACCGCGTCCGCGTCGTGACCTGCACCGGGGGCGAGCGCGGGGACATCCTCAACCCGCGCCTCGAGGGCGACGCCGAGATCCTGCGCGACCTGCCCGGCTACCGCCGGCGCGAGATGGCCGAGGCGGCCAGGGCCCTGGGCATCGAGCACGTCTGGCTCGGGTTCGTCGACTCGGGCCTGCCCGAGGGCGACCCGCTGCCGCCGCTGCCCGAGGGCTGCTTCGCCCTGGAGCCGCTGGAGGTCCCGGTCGGCGCGCTCGTGCGGCAGATCCGCGAGTTCCAGCCGCACGTCATGACCTGCTACGACGAGAACGGCGGCTACCCCCACCCGGACCACATCATGGCCCACAAGGTGGCGGTGGCCGCCTACGAGGCGGCGGCCGACCCCGACGCCTACCCCGAGGCGGGTCCGGCCTGGGCGGTGCAGAAGCTGTACTACGACATCTCGTTCTCGCTCGCGCGGATCGAGGCGGTGCACACCGCGATGCAGGAGCGCGGGCTCAGCTCGCCCTTCGAGGAGTGGTTCGAGCGGCGCCGCGACCGGCCCCGGCGGCCGGCGACGGCGCGGGTCCGCTGCGCCGAGCACTTCCCCGCCCGGGACGCCGCGCTGCGTGCGCACGCCACCCAGATCGACCCCGACGGGTTCTTCTTCCAGGTGCCCCGCGACATCGAGGCCGAGACCTGGCCGTACGAGGAGTTCGAGCTCGCCCGGTCCCGGGTCGGCACGCCCGAGGGACTCGAGGACGACCTCTTCGCAGGCGTCCGGCCCGGCGGCGCCGAGGTCCCCGCAGGACGTGGGAAGGTGGGGTCGTGA
- the msrA gene encoding peptide-methionine (S)-S-oxide reductase MsrA, translating into MFGRKTEMVTPHEALPGRTGYPFRVPTTHEVLGTPLQGPWPEGAEVLYVAMGCFWGAERIFWRQEGVVSTAAGYLGGYTPHPTYEEVCTSRTGHTEAVQVVYDPTLTDPELLLKAFWENHDPTTANRQGNDVGTQYRSGIYWTTPGQEAAARATRDAFQDVLTAHGHGAIATELRPFADTTADGAVVPGAGPFYYAEDYHQQYLHKNPGGYCNHGPNGMTCPVGLVRQDQVPAQVDVAPPVDA; encoded by the coding sequence ATGTTCGGACGCAAGACCGAGATGGTGACCCCGCACGAGGCGCTGCCGGGCCGCACGGGGTACCCGTTCCGGGTGCCCACCACCCACGAGGTGCTCGGCACGCCGCTGCAGGGCCCGTGGCCCGAGGGCGCCGAGGTCCTCTACGTGGCCATGGGGTGCTTCTGGGGGGCCGAGCGGATCTTCTGGCGCCAGGAGGGCGTGGTCTCCACCGCCGCCGGTTATCTCGGCGGGTACACCCCGCACCCCACCTACGAGGAGGTCTGCACGTCCCGGACCGGGCACACCGAGGCGGTGCAGGTCGTCTACGACCCGACGCTCACGGACCCCGAGCTCCTGCTCAAGGCGTTCTGGGAGAACCACGACCCGACCACCGCGAACCGCCAGGGCAACGACGTCGGCACGCAGTACCGCTCCGGGATCTACTGGACCACGCCCGGTCAGGAGGCTGCCGCCCGTGCCACCCGCGACGCGTTCCAGGACGTCCTCACCGCGCACGGGCACGGCGCCATCGCCACCGAGCTGCGGCCGTTCGCGGACACGACGGCGGACGGCGCGGTCGTGCCCGGCGCCGGACCGTTCTACTACGCCGAGGACTACCACCAGCAGTACCTCCACAAGAACCCGGGCGGGTACTGCAACCACGGGCCCAACGGCATGACGTGCCCGGTCGGCCTGGTCCGTCAGGACCAGGTGCCGGCCCAGGTCGACGTCGCACCGCCCGTCGACGCCTGA
- a CDS encoding FKBP-type peptidyl-prolyl cis-trans isomerase, producing the protein MSNELPTATGGFGEKPELTFPPTGAPEGLQVKVLEQGDGAAVEAGQTIVVNYLGQTWGGHVFDNSYDRGSSISFPIGMGVVIGGWDDGLVGRQIGSRLLLSIPPEDGYGPAGVPQAGIKGGDTLVFVVDILGVE; encoded by the coding sequence ATGAGCAACGAGCTCCCCACCGCCACCGGCGGCTTCGGCGAGAAGCCCGAGCTGACCTTCCCCCCGACCGGGGCCCCGGAGGGTCTTCAGGTCAAGGTGCTCGAGCAGGGCGACGGCGCCGCCGTGGAGGCGGGCCAGACCATCGTCGTGAACTACCTCGGCCAGACCTGGGGCGGCCACGTCTTCGACAACTCCTACGACCGCGGCAGCTCCATCTCCTTCCCGATCGGGATGGGCGTCGTCATCGGTGGCTGGGACGACGGGCTGGTGGGCCGCCAGATCGGCTCACGCCTGCTGCTCTCGATCCCGCCGGAGGACGGCTACGGCCCGGCCGGCGTGCCCCAGGCCGGCATCAAGGGCGGCGACACCCTCGTCTTCGTCGTCGACATCCTCGGCGTCGAGTAG
- a CDS encoding Bax inhibitor-1/YccA family protein, protein MTNPVFQNSPYFGENRKGGRTPAGYPTYPGYAPGSGTTYAQPQQGYAQPQQGYAQPQQGYGQPQQGYGQPQQGYGRPGGVEDLERAYGGPAAAPADTGRMTYDDVIVKTGLVLGVIVVAAAFNWVVMGANPLLTFGGAIVGLVLGLVNAFKKEPSKALILAYAAAEGLFLGGISAVFGAMYEGIVLQAVLGTTATFVAALFLYKSGTVRVTPKLTRFVLIALVGYALFSLVNVVLMVTGASDDAWGLRTGVEIMGIPLGVFLGIFAVGLAALSLIMDFDAIKRGVDAGVPARFAWSAAFGLAVTLVWLYIEFLRLLAILRGSD, encoded by the coding sequence GTGACCAACCCCGTGTTCCAGAACAGCCCGTACTTCGGGGAGAACCGCAAGGGCGGACGCACCCCGGCGGGCTACCCGACCTACCCCGGCTACGCGCCGGGGTCGGGCACCACCTACGCCCAGCCGCAGCAGGGCTACGCCCAGCCCCAGCAGGGCTACGCTCAGCCCCAGCAGGGCTACGGCCAGCCCCAGCAGGGCTACGGCCAGCCCCAGCAGGGCTACGGCCGGCCCGGCGGCGTCGAGGACCTCGAGCGCGCCTACGGCGGTCCCGCGGCCGCGCCCGCGGACACCGGGCGGATGACCTACGACGACGTCATCGTCAAGACCGGCCTCGTGCTGGGGGTCATCGTCGTGGCCGCCGCGTTCAACTGGGTCGTCATGGGGGCCAACCCCCTGCTGACCTTCGGCGGCGCGATCGTCGGCCTCGTGCTCGGCCTCGTCAACGCCTTCAAGAAGGAGCCGTCCAAGGCCCTGATCCTGGCCTACGCCGCGGCCGAGGGTCTCTTCCTCGGCGGCATCTCCGCCGTCTTCGGCGCGATGTACGAGGGGATCGTCCTCCAGGCGGTGCTGGGCACCACCGCGACGTTCGTCGCCGCCCTGTTCCTGTACAAGTCCGGCACGGTGCGCGTCACGCCCAAGCTGACCCGCTTCGTCCTCATCGCCCTCGTGGGCTACGCGCTGTTCTCCCTCGTCAACGTCGTCCTCATGGTCACCGGCGCCTCCGACGACGCGTGGGGTCTGCGCACCGGCGTGGAGATCATGGGCATCCCGCTGGGCGTCTTCCTCGGCATCTTCGCCGTGGGTCTCGCCGCGCTGAGCCTCATCATGGACTTCGACGCCATCAAGCGGGGCGTCGACGCCGGCGTCCCGGCCCGGTTCGCCTGGTCCGCCGCCTTCGGGCTCGCGGTGACCCTGGTGTGGCTCTACATCGAGTTCCTCCGGCTCCTGGCCATCCTGCGCGGCAGCGACTGA
- a CDS encoding AI-2E family transporter, translated as MPDLSTWRTRLSPSRPDRPVGRRPGGVTTGRAAAASSAASDPSGVVPFGLRASAAWAWRFIVVAAALAILGYLVITFQTIVVAFLLAIIIAVLLDPLAAWLRRVLRFPRALASLTAIVATLATLVALLVLAGRSIVDGFGALTEQAVAGFDQLLAWLSDGPLGIDEAQIDQVLEQVTGQVRDNSDVLINGVVNATGSLTSVLTGAVIAIFCLFFFLKEGRRIWQWFVRLAPRPARERINESGIRAWITVGGYARTQILVAFVDAVGIAAGALILGVPLALPIGVLVFLGAFIPIVGAFLTGAVAVLVALVDQGPVTGLIMFAIVLLVQQIEGNLLQPWLQGNALSLHPIAILLAVTAGTGVAGILGALLAVPVAAVLNTVLLYLNGHDKYPEIADDLNRPGGPPGAVTEAIEASYPEVELQVAEDGSIVDEEGRPATVSPATATVAGGGHPGAHDRTAHDRAAQGHRGGDDGRDDHGRDGRDRPDAGRDGPGR; from the coding sequence ATGCCGGACCTGAGCACCTGGCGCACGCGCCTGAGCCCCTCGCGGCCGGACCGGCCGGTCGGTCGCCGGCCGGGCGGTGTCACGACCGGTCGCGCCGCAGCGGCGTCCTCGGCGGCGTCCGACCCCTCCGGCGTGGTGCCGTTCGGTCTGCGGGCATCGGCCGCGTGGGCGTGGCGGTTCATCGTCGTCGCCGCAGCGCTGGCGATCCTCGGCTACCTCGTCATCACCTTCCAGACCATCGTCGTGGCGTTCCTCCTCGCCATCATCATCGCGGTGCTCCTCGACCCCCTGGCGGCCTGGTTGCGGCGGGTGCTGCGGTTCCCGCGTGCGCTCGCCTCCCTCACCGCGATCGTCGCCACGCTCGCCACCCTCGTCGCCCTGCTCGTCCTCGCCGGCCGGTCCATCGTCGACGGGTTCGGCGCCCTGACCGAGCAGGCCGTGGCGGGCTTCGACCAGCTGCTGGCGTGGCTGTCCGACGGCCCGCTGGGCATCGACGAGGCCCAGATCGACCAGGTCCTCGAGCAGGTCACCGGTCAGGTGCGGGACAACTCCGACGTCCTCATCAACGGGGTGGTCAACGCCACCGGCTCGCTCACGTCGGTCCTCACCGGCGCGGTCATCGCCATCTTCTGCCTGTTCTTCTTCCTCAAGGAGGGCCGGCGCATCTGGCAGTGGTTCGTCCGGCTCGCGCCGCGGCCGGCGCGGGAGCGGATCAACGAGTCCGGGATCCGCGCCTGGATCACGGTGGGCGGTTACGCCCGCACCCAGATCCTCGTGGCCTTCGTCGATGCCGTCGGCATCGCCGCCGGCGCGCTCATCCTGGGCGTCCCGCTCGCCCTGCCCATCGGGGTGCTGGTCTTCCTCGGTGCGTTCATCCCCATCGTCGGTGCGTTCCTCACCGGGGCGGTCGCCGTCCTCGTCGCCCTCGTCGACCAGGGGCCGGTGACGGGCCTGATCATGTTCGCCATCGTGCTGCTCGTCCAGCAGATCGAGGGCAACCTCCTCCAGCCCTGGCTGCAGGGCAACGCCCTCTCGCTGCACCCCATCGCCATCCTCCTGGCGGTCACCGCCGGCACCGGTGTGGCCGGGATCCTCGGCGCCCTCCTCGCGGTGCCGGTCGCCGCCGTGCTCAACACCGTCCTGCTCTACCTCAACGGGCACGACAAGTACCCCGAGATCGCCGACGACCTCAACCGGCCCGGCGGCCCGCCGGGGGCGGTCACCGAGGCGATCGAGGCCTCCTACCCCGAGGTCGAGCTGCAGGTCGCCGAGGACGGCTCGATCGTCGACGAGGAGGGCCGGCCGGCGACGGTCAGCCCCGCCACCGCGACTGTTGCCGGCGGCGGGCACCCGGGCGCCCACGACCGGACAGCCCACGACCGGGCGGCCCAGGGCCACCGCGGCGGCGACGACGGCCGGGACGATCACGGCCGTGACGGACGGGACCGGCCCGACGCCGGCCGGGACGGGCCGGGACGATGA
- the greA gene encoding transcription elongation factor GreA: protein MTQTSTTWLTQEAYNRLKAELEHLTGAGRAEIAEKIDAARQEGDLKENGGYHAAREEQAKQEARINQLTELLRNAHVGEAPPDDGIIESGMVVTAKVAGKERTFLLGSREGAPDLDIEVYSESSPLGSALVGKKEGDTASYDAPNGSTITVEVTSVKPFQG, encoded by the coding sequence GTGACGCAGACGAGCACCACCTGGCTCACCCAGGAGGCGTACAACCGGCTCAAGGCGGAGCTCGAGCACCTCACGGGCGCCGGCCGGGCCGAGATCGCCGAGAAGATCGACGCGGCCCGTCAGGAGGGCGACCTCAAGGAGAACGGCGGGTACCACGCCGCCCGCGAGGAGCAGGCCAAGCAGGAGGCCCGCATCAACCAGCTCACCGAGCTCCTGCGCAACGCGCACGTGGGCGAGGCCCCGCCGGACGACGGCATCATCGAGTCGGGCATGGTCGTCACCGCCAAGGTGGCCGGCAAGGAGCGCACCTTCCTCCTGGGCTCGCGCGAGGGGGCGCCGGACCTGGACATCGAGGTCTACTCCGAGTCCTCCCCGCTCGGCAGCGCGCTGGTGGGGAAGAAGGAGGGCGACACCGCCTCCTACGACGCACCGAACGGCTCGACCATCACCGTCGAGGTCACCTCGGTCAAGCCCTTCCAGGGCTGA
- a CDS encoding DUF4307 domain-containing protein, translating to MSASPQHDAGPPVRGPVDEDVVAARYGRGPSSATRRRRLVAAVVAVALLLAAAVALQAASLREPSVQVENLGFTVDDASRTTVRFSLLTAPGTTASCTLVALNESFTQVGFRQVTVGPVTGQRTSHEAVVTTTELATTGSVESCRVVDAG from the coding sequence ATGTCCGCCAGCCCCCAGCACGACGCCGGCCCACCGGTCCGCGGGCCCGTGGACGAGGACGTCGTGGCCGCGCGGTACGGCCGGGGCCCGTCGTCGGCGACGCGCCGTCGCCGCCTCGTGGCCGCCGTCGTGGCCGTGGCCCTGCTGCTGGCCGCCGCGGTCGCGCTTCAGGCCGCGTCCCTGCGCGAGCCGTCGGTCCAGGTGGAGAACCTCGGCTTCACGGTCGACGACGCCTCCCGCACCACCGTCCGGTTCTCCCTCCTCACCGCGCCGGGCACCACCGCCTCGTGCACGCTCGTCGCCCTCAACGAGTCCTTCACCCAGGTGGGGTTCCGCCAGGTCACGGTCGGTCCGGTCACCGGCCAACGGACGTCGCACGAGGCGGTCGTGACCACCACCGAGCTCGCCACCACCGGCAGCGTCGAGAGCTGCCGGGTCGTGGACGCGGGCTGA
- the ilvA gene encoding threonine ammonia-lyase, translating to MSAFDLETFSEAARTVAAVARVTPVEESTTLARLVGTPVWLKAENLQRTGSFKVRGAYVRMSRLTTEEKARGVVAASAGNHAQGVALAARELGISARIFMPVDAALPKVAATRQYGAEVVLTGADLTECLAAATADDSGRVLIHPYDHPDIVAGQGTIGLEVLEQVPGVRTILVPTGGGGLLAGVAAAVHAVDPTVAVVGVQAAAAAAYPASLAQGHPVLRRELHTMADGIAVGMPGEVPFRLIAEHVASVRTVSEEELSRAVLHVVERAKLVVEPSGAAGVAALLAEPDAFAGPVVVVLSGGNVDPLVLLRIIRHGMSAAGRYLQMRVLLKDTPGNLARLLQRLAESGGNVVNIEHARTAAGLAVDEVEITVELETKGPEHCESVLEELRGHGYTILRH from the coding sequence ATGAGCGCCTTCGACCTGGAGACCTTCAGCGAGGCGGCGCGGACCGTCGCCGCCGTCGCCCGGGTGACCCCGGTCGAGGAGTCGACCACCCTGGCCCGCCTCGTCGGGACGCCGGTCTGGCTCAAGGCCGAGAACCTCCAGCGCACCGGCTCGTTCAAGGTCCGCGGCGCCTACGTGCGCATGTCCCGGCTGACCACCGAGGAGAAGGCCCGCGGGGTCGTGGCGGCCTCCGCGGGCAACCACGCCCAGGGGGTGGCCCTGGCCGCGCGGGAGCTGGGGATCTCCGCGCGGATCTTCATGCCGGTCGACGCCGCCCTGCCCAAGGTCGCCGCGACCCGTCAGTACGGCGCCGAGGTGGTGCTCACCGGCGCCGACCTCACCGAGTGCCTCGCCGCCGCGACCGCGGACGACTCCGGCCGGGTGCTCATCCACCCCTACGACCACCCCGACATCGTCGCCGGTCAGGGCACGATCGGCCTGGAGGTCCTCGAGCAGGTGCCCGGGGTGCGCACGATCCTCGTCCCGACCGGGGGAGGGGGGCTGCTCGCGGGTGTCGCGGCCGCCGTCCACGCCGTCGACCCGACCGTGGCGGTGGTCGGCGTGCAGGCGGCGGCGGCCGCGGCCTACCCCGCGTCGCTGGCGCAGGGGCACCCGGTGCTGCGCCGGGAGCTGCACACGATGGCCGACGGCATCGCGGTCGGGATGCCCGGCGAGGTGCCGTTCCGGCTCATCGCCGAGCACGTCGCCTCGGTCCGGACGGTCTCCGAGGAGGAGCTCTCCCGCGCCGTCCTGCACGTGGTGGAGCGTGCCAAGCTGGTGGTGGAGCCCTCGGGGGCGGCGGGCGTGGCCGCCCTGCTGGCCGAGCCCGACGCCTTCGCCGGGCCGGTCGTCGTCGTCCTCTCCGGGGGCAACGTCGACCCGCTGGTGCTCCTGCGGATCATCCGGCACGGCATGTCCGCCGCCGGGCGGTACCTGCAGATGCGCGTGCTGCTCAAGGACACCCCCGGCAACCTCGCGCGGCTGCTCCAGCGCCTGGCCGAGAGCGGCGGGAACGTGGTGAACATCGAGCACGCGCGCACCGCGGCCGGCCTCGCCGTCGACGAGGTGGAGATCACCGTCGAGCTGGAGACCAAGGGGCCCGAGCACTGCGAGTCGGTGCTCGAGGAGCTCCGCGGCCACGGCTACACGATCCTGCGCCACTGA